tctttgatgacTGCGAACAAGGCCGAACAAAACGTATCGGAAGTGTAGTTCAAGACTTGTTCACTGTTGTGCTCCTCGACGTCTCGCTCTCGACCTGTTATCATGGGGGACGATATCGGACTGCCGCCGCTCTTTTCCATGTTATCGGGCTCTTCCCAGACGCTCACAAACTTGGTAGGAAGCTGGAAATAGCAAAATTCTTTCATGATTCGTGGGGGACGCCCTAGGAAGATGGCTAAGCTCTTGTCCGCTGCGTAGATGCGAGCGAAACAGGATCTGCGCAATTCAGCGACAAACAAGGGAATGTTGTAAGAGTCTTCGTCGATTTTTTCATGATAGCCAAGGGCAAATAGCGAGCTTGCAACATCTCCCATCCGCCGCCAAGAGTGGTAGCCTAGTTTCGGTGTTTAGTACTTGAGCAATTGATTGATTAAGTGCTACAAATTGCATTATGGAGTAGAACTTACTCTGATCACCGTCGACTTGCGAGTGGACAATTAGATTCTCATACTGCAAGACGAGTTGTAAATCGTTCAGGCAGTCCAACGCGAGGCACGTCTCCAAGCAACAGTCTCCAATGTATGTCAAAGCTTTGATAAGCCCGCGACGTCCCTCGTCGCTGTTATAAAGTGGACCAAAGGAAGATGTGTCCAAAGCAGCTcggcttgcagcagcaaggaaTATGCCAAGACTTTCCCAGCGGATATTCCTACCAGACATCTGCGAAAGGTACTCTGAGGGGGTGGAGTGTCTGTGAACTCTAATAGGCCTGTGGGTGTTCTCTAGCAGGACCCTTGCTCTTTGAGCGATTCCAACGTTAATATCGTTAGGATTGGTTCCGACAGGGGTTGATAACTCTCTCcagccaacagcagcctcagcacaCGTCTCGACGAAAGGCTCCCCTAGTGCGAGGCTAACTCCCTTCTTGAGCCAGAATCGTATCAGAGATGCCAACCCAGAGACTTGCAGTTGATCCAGGAGGCTCAACGCATGATTGGCTCTATCAAACGTTGCCTGATCGATGAATGTGTCCGCCGGAGGACTAGGTATTGGCGGCTGCACAGACTCATCATGCTGAGAGACGGCCAACCATGAGGGGGCACGTGAAGACACCTGGTTAAATATGGTTGCGTGACTAACATCTCCAAGGTAACCGGGATTGGGGTACCGACGAGGACCAGCTGAGGAAGCACCCAGAACCTCTGAAATCGGCGAAGTGTCCAAGGGCGGAGTGGTCAGGGCTTCCACACGGACGGATTGCCTTGCACTGGACGCGTGAAGCAACGCATAGGTCAGCGGCTGAAGGTGTGCATAATCAACACGAGATTACTGATCGATTCTCACCTTCGCTCTCGGATACGATCACTGTGACTTTTCCTACGGAATGGGCGAGCTCGATACACACAGAGATCAATCTGATCACGGCCGCGGCATCGGGCACAAGTGGGCCGCTCGTGTCCGCAAGCCAACTTGGCCCGTCGACAAGGTTCACAGGCAGCGTGGCGGATGCTCATCTTGCAGTGTCTGATATGGAGCTTGAAAGGGGCAACTGTCgaatgatggcgagaatcaCCAGCAAGACGTGAGTTTACTCCGGACGGTTTACAAGCACAAGTGACAAGTGCGAATGTACATATACGGAGAGAGTCTTGCTCCGACGGACCGGAGCGCCGGTTTCTCCGACAAGCCCCACCATACGCCGACGCCCTTTGATGCACTCCAAGTTGTTCTCCAGACTACATACACTAAACAATTCATTGCAGGCATTGCATGCATCTCTTGATTCTTGATTAGCTGGGACTCCGTGATTGGCAATTCATCTCGTTatcaatctccatcttttaCCACATCAGTGGAGAAGATGTTCCCGCTAGGCGAGATCGATGCCGCACCAAACGATTGGCCCCCTCTACAAGATTTGGGCTAGACTACGGAGAAAGACGCCGAGCACGCAGCAtcacagaaaaaaagagcataTCGTTTGTCATGGTTATTGATGGTGGGTTTGAGTCAAGTCTGCTTGCATTGCGGCTTCGGACGTTGGAGCAGTTATCGCACACTCCAGTCCAGTCTGGTTATCGGAGCACTTGACGGCGAGTGTGGTGGCCGTGGCTCCATGCGTTCCGAACACGGATAACCCTGGAGCCTTTATAAACTCTCGACTACCCTTTGAAAATCAAACCATTGTATGAACCGTCCATACCATTATTCAGCAGAATTATCGGAATTTCAAAACAGCATCTGACAGGATGGGCAGTCTGTCTAGAGAAGTTGATGAGTGGACCCAGGAGCCCAATCTCCATCCGAAGAGAAGACCAATCCCTGCCGCTCAACGAGGAGTGGCCGCCTCAAGCAGCTCTGAACAATTCAAGACCAAGATCAGCAAGCACAAGCCACAGGCCAGACGATGGCATCGTAAGTTACCGGAAAGCAGACTGCTTCTATGCAATATTTTGGTCGACTGACCTGCTTTCTCCGGCAGCATACATCAGTGCAGAGTCAGCGAATCGCACAGGATCAACTCTCAAGAAGGCTGTGGAGCATCTTTCCAATCCAAATACCATCTCACTGGGGGGTGGTATTCCTCTGAGTGACTTTTTTCCGATTGACGAAATTAGCCTGAGACCACATTCACTCAACAATATCGAGACGAGGGAGAAGACGTCCTCCCAAACGACACTGCATGCTACTAAGCACGATATTGCCGATGAAACCAGCGTATATGATCTCTCTGTCGCCTTAAATTACTGCCCAGGCTATGGATCAGCTCAATTCATGCGATGGATTATAGAGCATACGGAGATTGTCCACGATCCACCTTACGCTGACTGGCAATGCTCCATGACAATTGGCAACACCTCGGCGTTTGACATGTGCCTGAGAATGTTGACAGAGCCAGGTGACTGTATCTTAGCCGACAAATACACATATTCATCCTCAGTCGAGACCGCTATGCCGCTGGGAGTCAAATTCATCGGAGTCGACATGGACCGCGAGGGCATGCTTCCTGACAGCCTTGATGAGATACTTGAGAAGTGGAATCCTGCGAAACATAACAACGCAAGAAAACCATCGGTTTTATACGCAATCCCGACCGGCCAAAACCCTACTGGCACCACTCAAAGCCTCCAACGCCGCAAGGCAATCTACGGAGTGGCCCAGAAGCATGATTTGATCATTCTCGAGGATGATCCGTATTACTTCCTGCAGATGGATGAATACGGCTCTACTGCGTCTGAGATTCAGTCACCTGTCGAATTCTTAAAGAGGCTTGTCCCTTCATATCTCCGCTTAGATATTGACGGACGAGTCATGCGCATGGATTCTTTTAGCAAGGTCGTCAGCCCCGGGGCTCGCCTGGGCTGGATTACAGCGTCTGCGCAGCTCATTGAGCGATACAAGAGCCACAGTGATGTTTCAACCCAGAGCCCTTCCGGTCTGAGCCAATTGGTGTTTTTCAAACTCCTGGATGAGCATTGGGGACATGAAGGCTACACAAGGTGGTTGATGCACTTGCGAAAACAGTACACCATGAGAAGAGACTTCATTTTGTCTGCTTGCGAGCGTTACCTGCCAAGACAAATTGTTAGCTGGGAGCCAGCCAATGCAGGCATGTTTGTAAGTAAAGCCACCGGTCGGCCTTTTTTCACACTCTTGTGACTGACCACTATCACATAGCAATGGCTCAAGGTAGACTGGGAACAGCACCCCAATGCTAAAGACAAGACAGCCGAccttgttgaagaggaaatcTGGCTAGAAAGCATCTCGGCTGGAGCATTGGTCGGTCGCGGCTCCTGGTTCCGTTCATCGAAAGACGTGCCCAGCAACGAAGTATTCTATCGAACCACTTTTGCCGCAGCCCCGCTGCCCAAGATTGAGGAGGCTATCAAGCGCTTTGGTGAAGCAATACACAAGGTGTTTGAActgaaagagaagagttgaATAACAATAGGCGTTCCAATAAGAGCGAGGCCTCCGACCCGACTGGCAGGGTTACTGCTATGCATAGCAACAATTACACATCTGGAGTTTGTGTAACAAAATTTTGGCATATCCTACATTTAATTGAAAAAAATTCACCATTCTGATAATAACATTCAGCATCTTCCGTGCAACTTACCACACTGTTTATTTGTTCAGGTATTCCAGAAATGGCACCGATGGTAAATTCTGCCTTCATTCTCTTGTTGATCTCGCCTTTGGCGCTGGCACAGGTATTCAAGATCACGAACCATCATCCGCAACGGCCATTTCGAAGCTGTCAAGTGCTTAAACCGCCATTTATTCATCAGAGTACTTTTTCATCCCAAAGGACGACAATATTTGGTCAATTAATGCTAATAAAGGCATCCATCACAGTCCGCGGATGCTGCTTGAAAGTGTGCCCTCTGAGGAAGCTGTCGAGGCATGAGCAGGGATCTAACCGCGCATGAGCCAATCCGCTGACTTCATTGTTAAAAATCATCAAAATTCCATTACAAATTCTTACAAACTAAGCAGCATTGCGGTTGCGTGCCTTGTTCGGTTGGTTACCCGCCGAATAGGCTATCCGAAATGCGGTTCTCCGCTAACCGCGATGACACTTTGTATACTATTCTTAAGCATACCTTGGTTTTACTATGCGCCTCGAGCAGAGTAACGCTAACATTTTGACTTTGAGTTCTAATGAAATCATACGGTGGGGAATAGATGCATTCTATTCTGTCTATATAAGTCAACACCTCCTCTTGCTGTTATCGTGCATCTCTGTAGATAGATAGTCTCAGCAAGAACTGAATCACTGTCGCTTACATCTCACAATGGCCTCCAAAGTGCCGACTACACAATCACCAGGTCTCGGAGTAGGCTCCTACCGCCGCAGCACACTCCCGCTCTCTCTCATTCGACACGGCGGCGGTCTTGTCGGTTGCGGCATGCTCTTTGGCTTCCTCGTCCCTCTAGTTCCTTATCCACGGCTGGGTCTCACGGCACACATTCAGTTTGGCGTCCAGGGCTGCATAGTGCTCATCACAGGCCTAGTTCTCCAATCGGATCCCCTGGGAACGAACCGTGTCCAAGATGCAGAGACCCCTGGGCGAAGAGCCCAATTGGCCGACAAACTAAGCTGGTGGCAGGAGCAGGTGATATACTGGGGATGCGCAACGATCTGGGCCACGATGATTGCCGAAGTAGGAAATGCCTGGTGGGGGACAAAATGGACACTGCCAATTGCACACCAGGCCGCCGGCTTGTTTGGTGGTAGCCATGAGGCTGCAAGGTGGATGGAGCTTGTCGTTGCCGCTACGCACTTCCCACTTGCTTTTCCGCTAGCATCGGTGGTGAGTTGGATTTCTAATGCTTTGAGGACATGAGCCTATTATCTTGCAGACAGCGACTGACGTGACTTGTATACTTAGTGGCCTATCATTTTATCCAAGCTATGGTGATTGCAAATGTATATTGGACTACTGAGaatgcctcttc
This genomic stretch from Trichoderma breve strain T069 chromosome 1, whole genome shotgun sequence harbors:
- a CDS encoding fungal specific transcription factor domain-containing protein, which codes for MSIRHAACEPCRRAKLACGHERPTCARCRGRDQIDLCVYRARPFRRKSHSDRIRERSARQSVRVEALTTPPLDTSPISEVLGASSAGPRRYPNPGYLGDVSHATIFNQHDESVQPPIPSPPADTFIDQATFDRANHALSLLDQLQVSGLASLIRFWLKKGVSLALGEPFVETARVLLENTHRPIRVHRHSTPSEYLSQMSGRNIRWESLGIFLAAASRAALDTSSFGPLYNSDEGRRGLIKALTYIGDCCLETCLALDCLNDLQLVLQYENLIVHSQVDGDQSYHSWRRMGDVASSLFALGYHEKIDEDSYNIPLFVAELRRSCFARIYAADKSLAIFLGRPPRIMKEFCYFQLPTKFVSVWEEPDNMEKSGGSPISSPMITGRERDVEEHNSEQVLNYTSDTFCSALFAVIKEEVLQLFRKRQASGETAIIKLRHSELRLKIDQQWQDLPPHYRLTTSLKDCPLGPFARDFLAGARLEYLHTHFLLGFLSQRKVAEPDEALLRTSSEMLSIVVETIILRDRMANSGTCLIWKVAQYGLPAAGIISLALLNSTAPDSRQFSRSKMIQALSVLVAEITIGAWIQPGEPNFALFSQATRTIQSLLDSLTALKAASGASDSQQLLNSDVADNWDPYINSQSWELEMDFWASLAEHPTLVN
- a CDS encoding aminotransferase class I and II domain-containing protein, with translation MGSLSREVDEWTQEPNLHPKRRPIPAAQRGVAASSSSEQFKTKISKHKPQARRWHPYISAESANRTGSTLKKAVEHLSNPNTISLGGGIPLSDFFPIDEISLRPHSLNNIETREKTSSQTTLHATKHDIADETSVYDLSVALNYCPGYGSAQFMRWIIEHTEIVHDPPYADWQCSMTIGNTSAFDMCLRMLTEPGDCILADKYTYSSSVETAMPLGVKFIGVDMDREGMLPDSLDEILEKWNPAKHNNARKPSVLYAIPTGQNPTGTTQSLQRRKAIYGVAQKHDLIILEDDPYYFLQMDEYGSTASEIQSPVEFLKRLVPSYLRLDIDGRVMRMDSFSKVVSPGARLGWITASAQLIERYKSHSDVSTQSPSGLSQLVFFKLLDEHWGHEGYTRWLMHLRKQYTMRRDFILSACERYLPRQIVSWEPANAGMFQWLKVDWEQHPNAKDKTADLVEEEIWLESISAGALVGRGSWFRSSKDVPSNEVFYRTTFAAAPLPKIEEAIKRFERGLRPDWQGYCYA